The Pseudomonas sp. IAC-BECa141 genome contains the following window.
TCAGCGCGGTTTCGATGGCAGGCAGGTTCGAGGCTTTCGAGACCAGGGTGCTGAACCACAACACCTTGTGCGCAAAGTTCGCACTTTCGGCGATCAGTTGCGTCACGAAGCGCGCCTCGCCACCTTCACACCACAGCTCGGCCGACTGACCGCCGAAGTTCAGCACCGGTAATTTGCGCTTCGGATCGGCCTTGCCCAGGGCCCGCCACTTACGCTCGCTGCCCTTGGTGGCTTCTTCCATCGACGCGTGGAATGGCGGGTTGCACATGGTCAGGTCAAAGCGCTCGCCGGGCTCCAGCAGGCCGATCAGGATGTGCTTGCGGTTTTCCTGCTGGCGCAGCTGGATGACCTTGTTCAGGTTGTTGGACTGGACGATGGCCCTGGCGGCGGCCACGGCGGTCGGATCAATCTCCGAGCCGAGGAAGTGCCAGCGGTATTCGCTATGACCGATCAGCGGATACACGCAGTTGGCGCCCATGCCGATATCCAGCACATTGACGATGGCACCGCGCGGAACCACGCCATCGTTGTTGCTGGCCAGCAGGTCCGCCAAAAAGTGGATGTAGTCGGCACGGCCCGGCACCGGCGGGCACAGATAATCGGCCGGGATGTCCCAATGCTGGATGCCGTAGAACGATTTGAGCAGCGCCCGGTTGAACACACGCACCGCATCGGGACTGGCGAAGTCGATGCTTTCCTTGCCGTACGGGTTGGTGATCACGAACTTCGCCAGTTCCGGCGTGGTCTTGATCAGCGCCGGGAAGTCGTAACGACCCTGATGGCGATTGCGCGGGTGCAGGCTGGCTTCTTTACGCGGTTCCACGGGCTTGGCCGGGGTGGCGGAGTCAGGCTTCTTGCGCGCAGGTTTCGGTGTACGTGGGGCGTTCATGGGCGTGGTCGATTCGGGTAGGGCTGAAAGTGGCGGCTATTGTCCCACAGGGCGCTGCGTTGTTGGCCGGAAAAGTGCCGGGCACAAAAAAGGGAGGCCGTTGCGGGCCTCCCTTTTTCAGTGCGATTTGCCGTTACAGGCTGGCAATCCGCGCGTGCTGCTCGGCCAGCTTGGCCAGAGCCTGTTCGGCTTCGGCCAGTTTGGCGCGTTCCTTCTCGATGACTTCGGCCGGGGCCTTGTCAACGAAACCGGCGTTGGACAGCTTGCCGCCAACGCGCTGGACTTCGCCCTGCAGGCGCAGGATTTCCTTGTCCAGACGTGCAAGCTCGGCGTTCTTGTCGATCAGGCCGGCCATCGGCACCAGCACTTCCATCTCGCCAACCAGCGCGGTGGCAGACAGCGGCGCTTCTTCGCCGGCCGCCAGCACGGTGATCGATTCCAGACGCGCCAGCTTCTTCAGCAGCGCTTCGTTTTCGGTCAGGCGGCGCTGATCTTCGGCGGTGACGTTTTTCAGGTAGATCGGCAGCGGTTTGCCCGGGCCGATGTTCATTTCGCCACGGATGTTGCGCGTGCCGAGCATCAGGCCCTTGAGCCATTCGATGTCGTCTTCGGCCGCCGGATCGATGCGCTCTTCGTTGGCCACCGGCCAGGGTTGCAGCATGATCGTCTTGCCCTGAATGCCGGCCAGCGGCGCGATGCGCTGCCAGATTTCTTCAGTGATGAACGGCATGAACGGATGCGCCAGACGCAGCGCCACTTCCAGTACGCGAACCAGCGTGCGGCGGGTACCGCGCTGACGCTCGACCGGCGCGTTTTCGTCCCACAGCACAGGCTTGGACAGTTCCAGGTACCAGTCGCAGTACTGGTTCCAGATGAACTCGTACAGCGCTTGCGCCGCCAGGTCGAAACGGAACTGATCCAGTTGACGGGTCACTTCGGCTTCGGTGCGTTGCAACTGCGAGATGATCCAGCGGTCTGCCAGCGACAGCTCGTAGGCTTCGCCGTTCTGGCCGCAGTCTTCGCCCTTGTCCAGAACATAACGCGCGGCGTTCCAGATCTTGTTGCAGAAGTTGCGATAGCCTTCGACGCGGCCCATATCGAACTTGATGTCGCGACCGGTGGAGGCCAGCGAGCAGAAGGTGAAGCGCAGGGCGTCGGTGCCGTAGCTGGCGATGCCGTCGGCGAACTCTTCGCGGGTCTGCTTCTCGATCTTCTTCGCCAGCTTCGGCTGCATCAGGCCGGACGTGCGCTTCTGCACCAGGGTTTCCAGCTCGATGCCGTCGATGATGTCCAGCGGGTCCAGGACGTTGCCCTTGGACTTGGACATCTTCTGGCCCTGGCCATCACGCACCAGACCGTGTACGTAAACGGTCTTGAACGGAACCTGCGGCGTGCCGTCCTCGTTCTTGATCAGGTGCATCGTCAGCATGATCATCCGGGCGACCCAGAAGAAAATGATGTCGAAACCGGTGACCAGCACGTCGGTGGAGTGGAATTTCTTCAGGAACTCGGTCTTTTCCGGCCAGCCCAGGGTAGAGAAGGTCCACAGGCCCGAACTGAACCAGGTGTCGAGCACGTCGTTGTCCTGTTGCAGCGCAACGTCCGGGCCGAGGTTGTGCTTGGTGCGCACTTCGGCTTCGTCGCGACCCACGTAGACCTTGCCCGACTCGTCGTACCAGGCCGGAATCCGGTGGCCCCACCACAGCTGACGGCTGATGCACCAGTCCTGGATGTCGCGCATCCACGAGAAGTACATGTTTTCGTACTGCTTCGGCACGAACTGGATACGGCCGTCTTCAACGGCAGCAATCGCAGGCTCGGCCAGCGGTTTGGTGGACACGTACCACTGGTCGGTCAGCCACGGTTCGATGACGGTGCCGGAGCGGTCGCCTTTCGGCACTTTCAGGTTGTGATCGTCGACGCTGACCAGCAGGCCGGCCGCGTCGAACGCGGCCACGATCTGCTTGCGTGCCTCGAAACGTTCGAGGCCGGCGTACTCGGCCGGAATCTTGCCGTCGATGCTGTCGTTCAGCGTGCCGTCGAGGTTGAACACTTGCGCTGCCGGCAGCACGTTGGCGTTCTTGTCGAAGATGTTCAGCAGCGGGAGGTTGTGGCGCTTGCCGACTTCATAGTCGTTGAAATCGTGGGCCGGGGTGATTTTCACGCAGCCGGTGCCGAACTCAGGATCGCAGTAATCGTCGGCGATGATCGGAATGCGGCGGCCGACCAGCGGCAGCTCGACAAACTTGCCGATCAGGGCTTTGTAGCGCTCGTCGTTCGGGTTCACCGCGACGGCGGAGTCGCCGAGCATGGTTTCCGGACGGGTGGTCGCGACGATCAGGAAGTCGTTGCCTTCAGCGGTTTTCGCGCCGTCGGCCAGCGGGTACTTCAGGTTCCACAGGAAACCTTTCTCGTCATGGTTTTCCACTTCGAGGTCGGAAATCGCCGTGTGCAGCTTGGTGTCCCAGTTGACCAGGCGCTTGCCGCGGTAGATCAGACCGTCTTCGTGCAGGCGCACGAACGCTTCTTTAACGGCTTCGGAGAGGCCGTCATCCATGGTGAAGCGCTCGCGGCTCCAGTCCACGGACGAGCCGAGGCGGCGGATCTGACGGCTGATGTTGCCGCCGGACTGATCCTTCCACTCCCAGACTTTTTCGAGGAATTTCTCGCGGCCC
Protein-coding sequences here:
- the rlmF gene encoding 23S rRNA (adenine(1618)-N(6))-methyltransferase RlmF, with the protein product MNAPRTPKPARKKPDSATPAKPVEPRKEASLHPRNRHQGRYDFPALIKTTPELAKFVITNPYGKESIDFASPDAVRVFNRALLKSFYGIQHWDIPADYLCPPVPGRADYIHFLADLLASNNDGVVPRGAIVNVLDIGMGANCVYPLIGHSEYRWHFLGSEIDPTAVAAARAIVQSNNLNKVIQLRQQENRKHILIGLLEPGERFDLTMCNPPFHASMEEATKGSERKWRALGKADPKRKLPVLNFGGQSAELWCEGGEARFVTQLIAESANFAHKVLWFSTLVSKASNLPAIETALKKAGALESQVVEMSQGQKQSRFVAWTFQTKSEQQIWRRERWVRK
- a CDS encoding valine--tRNA ligase, with the protein product MDKTYQPHAIETSWYNTWESENYFAPQGAGDSYTIMIPPPNVTGSLHMGHGFNNAIMDALIRFRRMQGRNTLWQPGTDHAGIATQMLVERQLEAQGQNRHDLGREKFLEKVWEWKDQSGGNISRQIRRLGSSVDWSRERFTMDDGLSEAVKEAFVRLHEDGLIYRGKRLVNWDTKLHTAISDLEVENHDEKGFLWNLKYPLADGAKTAEGNDFLIVATTRPETMLGDSAVAVNPNDERYKALIGKFVELPLVGRRIPIIADDYCDPEFGTGCVKITPAHDFNDYEVGKRHNLPLLNIFDKNANVLPAAQVFNLDGTLNDSIDGKIPAEYAGLERFEARKQIVAAFDAAGLLVSVDDHNLKVPKGDRSGTVIEPWLTDQWYVSTKPLAEPAIAAVEDGRIQFVPKQYENMYFSWMRDIQDWCISRQLWWGHRIPAWYDESGKVYVGRDEAEVRTKHNLGPDVALQQDNDVLDTWFSSGLWTFSTLGWPEKTEFLKKFHSTDVLVTGFDIIFFWVARMIMLTMHLIKNEDGTPQVPFKTVYVHGLVRDGQGQKMSKSKGNVLDPLDIIDGIELETLVQKRTSGLMQPKLAKKIEKQTREEFADGIASYGTDALRFTFCSLASTGRDIKFDMGRVEGYRNFCNKIWNAARYVLDKGEDCGQNGEAYELSLADRWIISQLQRTEAEVTRQLDQFRFDLAAQALYEFIWNQYCDWYLELSKPVLWDENAPVERQRGTRRTLVRVLEVALRLAHPFMPFITEEIWQRIAPLAGIQGKTIMLQPWPVANEERIDPAAEDDIEWLKGLMLGTRNIRGEMNIGPGKPLPIYLKNVTAEDQRRLTENEALLKKLARLESITVLAAGEEAPLSATALVGEMEVLVPMAGLIDKNAELARLDKEILRLQGEVQRVGGKLSNAGFVDKAPAEVIEKERAKLAEAEQALAKLAEQHARIASL